The following proteins come from a genomic window of Deltaproteobacteria bacterium:
- a CDS encoding ferritin family protein: MGNTLADVIKMAIVKEKEAYDFYMDLYKIVEDKDAKDNLKFMAQEEAKHKEFLINCQKGLVCANVLKMDAAIDYKIIENIEKPDIKKNMKSSEVYLVAANRELNAYNFYNSLAGSYPAGEVKDLLTKMANEELKHKEKFEYLYTNTAFPQTEGG, translated from the coding sequence ATGGGAAATACACTAGCTGATGTGATTAAAATGGCGATTGTAAAAGAAAAAGAGGCATATGATTTCTACATGGACCTCTACAAAATCGTGGAAGACAAAGACGCGAAAGACAACCTGAAGTTCATGGCTCAGGAAGAAGCCAAGCACAAGGAATTCCTTATAAACTGCCAGAAGGGTCTTGTCTGTGCAAATGTTCTGAAAATGGATGCAGCCATTGATTACAAGATTATTGAAAACATCGAGAAGCCCGATATCAAAAAGAATATGAAAAGCTCGGAAGTTTACCTGGTTGCCGCAAACAGAGAGCTAAACGCGTACAATTTTTATAATAGCCTGGCAGGCAGCTATCCCGCCGGTGAAGTGAAGGACCTCTTGACAAAAATGGCAAATGAAGAATTAAAACATAAGGAAAAGTTTGAGTACCTGTACACGAACACGGCCTTCCCGCAGACGGAGGGCGGTTGA
- a CDS encoding UXX-star (seleno)protein family 1 — translation MAEEILIYGKSGCPFTDQALSAYGKKARYIDVESDGAKLKEMLKLSGDIRKVPVIVEGAKITIGYGGA, via the coding sequence ATGGCGGAAGAAATTCTTATATACGGCAAATCAGGTTGCCCTTTCACCGATCAGGCGCTGTCGGCCTACGGGAAGAAGGCAAGGTATATTGACGTAGAATCGGACGGAGCAAAACTGAAGGAGATGCTCAAGCTGTCCGGCGATATTCGGAAAGTGCCGGTTATTGTGGAAGGCGCCAAAATTACGATCGGTTACGGCGGCGCCTGA
- a CDS encoding GNAT family N-acetyltransferase: MSIRHNLKPGDIGYLTYLHGVLYAKEFGWDYTLEPYVAIPLSSFAQSHTEREQIWIVEKEAMLAGAIAIVEASREAAQLRWLLLHPSLRGQGVGKILVAKAIAFCKLHGYSSVFLWTVSSLPAAAHIYQSAGFQLTQEKPPAAIWGALVIEQRYELRL; the protein is encoded by the coding sequence GTGAGCATCAGACACAATCTGAAGCCGGGCGATATCGGCTATTTGACTTACCTGCATGGAGTCTTATATGCTAAAGAGTTTGGCTGGGATTACACCCTGGAGCCATATGTGGCAATTCCTCTGTCCAGCTTTGCCCAATCACATACCGAGCGCGAGCAGATATGGATCGTTGAAAAAGAGGCCATGCTGGCCGGGGCAATTGCCATCGTAGAGGCATCCCGCGAGGCAGCACAGTTACGCTGGCTGCTGCTGCATCCGAGCCTGCGCGGGCAGGGCGTGGGGAAGATCCTCGTTGCGAAAGCAATCGCCTTCTGTAAGCTTCATGGCTACTCGTCCGTTTTCCTCTGGACAGTCAGTTCACTGCCGGCGGCCGCTCATATATACCAGTCAGCCGGGTTTCAATTAACGCAGGAGAAACCGCCCGCTGCTATATGGGGCGCCCTGGTGATTGAACAGCGCTATGAATTAAGGCTCTGA
- a CDS encoding very short patch repair endonuclease, whose product MTDKLSPERRSKNMSAIRSKDMKPELAVRRMVHRLGYRYRLHSKSLPGTPDMVFHSRHSVIFVNGCFWHQHPDPFCKDARKPKSNADYWQPKLVRNQVRDAENEAALKAEGWSILVIWECQTRDKLALEQIILSFLAT is encoded by the coding sequence TTGACCGACAAGCTGTCACCGGAACGCCGCAGTAAAAACATGAGTGCCATTCGTAGTAAGGATATGAAACCAGAATTGGCCGTACGCCGAATGGTTCATCGTTTGGGCTACCGCTACCGTCTCCATAGTAAATCCCTTCCAGGCACACCGGATATGGTTTTCCATAGTAGACATTCTGTAATCTTTGTTAATGGCTGCTTCTGGCATCAACACCCTGATCCGTTCTGTAAAGACGCACGGAAACCGAAATCAAATGCAGATTATTGGCAGCCCAAACTCGTGCGAAATCAAGTACGAGATGCAGAAAATGAAGCTGCGTTAAAAGCAGAGGGCTGGAGCATCCTAGTTATTTGGGAATGCCAGACCCGGGACAAGCTCGCCCTTGAACAAATAATCCTGTCATTCCTAGCCACTTAA
- a CDS encoding HNH endonuclease, producing MVRKGSKEKIRQFLLANIGRVIESHELQTAADGAVQYSRRLRELREQEGWPIFSHLDSTNLKPGQYQLQEQPPERYNVSFSTSISARLRAAVLDRNGFTCQMCGLTPGDVDPSTGRKVRLHIGHIVDRSHGGKDELSNLRALCSNCNQGAKNITTEKPSTIWLLTQIRRAGMDEQRAVYDWLCKKFGGKS from the coding sequence ATGGTTCGTAAAGGCTCAAAAGAGAAAATACGCCAATTCCTTCTTGCAAATATTGGGCGAGTAATCGAATCCCATGAATTGCAAACAGCAGCAGACGGCGCAGTTCAATATAGCCGCCGCTTGAGAGAACTTCGCGAGCAAGAAGGCTGGCCGATTTTTTCACATCTTGACAGCACCAATTTAAAGCCTGGACAATATCAATTGCAAGAGCAACCGCCGGAAAGGTACAATGTTTCGTTTTCAACCTCAATTTCCGCGCGTCTTCGGGCCGCAGTCCTCGACCGTAATGGATTCACATGTCAGATGTGCGGCCTTACGCCTGGGGATGTTGATCCTTCTACAGGCCGTAAAGTGCGCCTTCATATAGGGCATATCGTTGATCGCAGTCATGGCGGCAAAGACGAATTATCGAACCTTCGTGCTCTATGCTCAAACTGTAATCAAGGTGCAAAGAATATCACGACAGAAAAACCAAGCACAATATGGCTACTGACGCAGATTAGACGTGCAGGTATGGATGAGCAACGAGCCGTTTATGATTGGCTATGTAAGAAATTCGGTGGTAAGAGTTGA
- the dcm gene encoding DNA (cytosine-5-)-methyltransferase produces the protein MRTNGLTSLELCAGGGGQALGLEQAGFNHQGLVEIDHHCCETLRFNRPNWKVFEQDLEIFDGAPFKGIDLLAGGLPCPPFSRAGKQLGKADERNMFPAAIKLIDQIRPRAVMIENVRGIFDAIFDDYRTYVSGQIAKLGYITDWQLLNASDYGVSQLRPRVVFVAIRKQFSHHFEWPASNKHKPLTVGEILFDLMASRGWHGAAAWRERANDIAPTIVGGSKKHGGPDLGPTRARKAWAALGVDGLVISNDPPDHDFIGMPRLTVPMVARIQGFPDDWIFTGKKTPAYRQVGNAFPPPVAHSVAKCIASALTSRQIFRATG, from the coding sequence ATGAGAACAAACGGTCTTACTTCCTTAGAGCTTTGCGCTGGTGGAGGTGGACAGGCGCTAGGATTAGAGCAGGCTGGCTTCAATCATCAAGGCCTTGTAGAAATTGATCATCATTGCTGTGAGACGTTGCGCTTCAATCGCCCGAATTGGAAAGTTTTTGAACAAGATCTTGAAATATTTGATGGAGCGCCATTTAAAGGAATTGATCTTTTAGCAGGCGGTTTACCCTGCCCACCCTTTTCCAGAGCTGGAAAACAACTTGGTAAAGCTGATGAGCGCAATATGTTTCCGGCAGCCATCAAGCTAATTGACCAAATCCGTCCCCGTGCCGTCATGATTGAAAATGTTCGTGGCATCTTTGATGCAATTTTTGACGACTACCGGACATATGTGTCTGGCCAGATAGCAAAACTTGGCTACATAACCGATTGGCAATTGCTGAATGCCTCTGATTATGGAGTGTCTCAACTGCGCCCCCGTGTTGTGTTCGTCGCTATCCGTAAACAGTTTTCACATCATTTCGAATGGCCTGCCTCGAATAAACACAAGCCGTTGACCGTTGGGGAAATCCTTTTTGATCTTATGGCGTCTCGCGGTTGGCATGGTGCAGCGGCGTGGCGAGAAAGGGCGAATGATATAGCGCCGACAATCGTCGGAGGTTCTAAGAAACACGGTGGCCCAGACCTCGGCCCGACCAGAGCACGTAAAGCCTGGGCTGCTTTAGGTGTTGACGGGCTTGTTATTTCTAATGATCCGCCCGATCACGACTTTATTGGCATGCCCCGCCTCACGGTGCCAATGGTCGCGAGAATTCAAGGTTTCCCTGACGATTGGATTTTCACAGGTAAGAAAACACCAGCTTACCGACAAGTAGGCAATGCTTTTCCGCCTCCGGTCGCTCATTCTGTTGCAAAATGTATCGCTTCTGCCCTTACAAGCCGTCAGATATTTAGGGCAACCGGTTAG